GAATTTACGACAAGAAGGCCCGACAATAACCAGCTGTCCCACTTGCGGACGGACAGAAATTAATTTAATTGGGCTGACTAAAAAAGTTGAACAGTTAGTATCAGGATATGAAAAACCAATACACATCGCTGTAATGGGTTGTGTTGTGAACGGGCCAGGTGAATCTCGCGAAGCTGATCTCGCAATTATCGGCGGGAAAAAAGTCGGTTTAATTTGCAAAAAAGGAAAAATAATAAAAAAAGTTGAAGAAAAAAATCTGCTTAAGGAATTTTTAAAAGAACTTAAAAAAGTATGAAGATAACGATCAGCAAATTCGCTGGATTTTGTCAAGGCGCGAAAAGAGCCTACGACATCAGCATAAACAGCGCGAAAAAAAATAACAAAAATCTGTATATTTTAGGAGACCTGTTGCATAACAAACATGTGTCTGATAAAATAAAATCTCTTGGAATTAAAAAAATAGAATCAACAAACAAAATCAAAAAAGGATCAATAATTATCAGCGCGCACGGGGTTTCAAAAAGTATTATTCAAGAAGCAGAAAAAAAAGCGTTAAATATAATCAACACAACTTGTCCAAAAGTCATAAAAGTTCAGCAGATTGTAAAAAAATATTATCTTGATAATATTTTTATTTTTATTTTTGGAGATAAAAACCATAAAGAAGTAAGAGGCATAAACGGATGGTGCGATAACAACGCCACTATAATTTCAGATATTAAGGAAATAAAAAATATTGATTTTTCAAAAATTAAAAATGCCGTTATTGTAAGCCAAACAACGCAGGAATTAAAAAAATTTTTGCAAATAGTAAAATTTTTGCGAAAAAAAATAAAAAATTTAAAAATATTTAACACAATCTGCGATGCAACAAAGAATAGACAGGAAGAAGCTAAAAAAATCTCAGCTGAAAATGATGCTATCATTGTTATTGGCGGAAAAAAAAGCGCTAATTCCAAAAAACTTTTTAAAATAGCAAAAGAGAATAACAAAAATGTATTTTTTGTTAATAGCGCAAGTGAAATTAATTTAAAAAATTTTTCTGATTTTAAAAAAATAGGAATAACAGCCGGAGCTTCAACTCCTGACTGTATAATAAAAAATGTTTGCAAAAAATTAAAAACTTTAAAAACCCTATAAGCTAAAAGCTAACGAAGCCCTGCCTGCCGGCAGGCAGGTAAAAACTAAATCAAAATATGACAATTAAAATACGAAGAATAATTTACATCACATTTATTATAATTTTCATTATCCTATCAACAGCGGCTATTTTTTACACATCAGGATATCGCTATGATTTTAAAAAAGAAAAAGTAGAAAAAAAAGGCGGAATGATTTTAGAATTCAAGCCAAAAGAAGTAAAAATTTATATCAATAACGAATTTAAACAAAAAACAAATTTCTTAGCAGATTCATTTAAAATAACGAATTTACTACCTGGAGAATATTTAATTAAAATTGAAAAAGATGATTATCATTACTGGGAGAAAAAAATAAAAATAGAAAGTGAAAAAATAAATTTTGTAAAAAATATTGTTTTATTCAAAAAACAAAATTTGCCAAAAATAATATTTGATAAAGAAAATATTGAAATTTTTCAAATTCCAAACAAAAATAAACTGCTAATACGACAAATTGACAATAATCTTTCCATCTTTAAAATATACAATGAAAAAACAAAACAAATTTTAGATGTTCCAAACCTAAAAATTAATGATATTGAAAACATAAAATTAAAATTCTCATTAAATGGGAATAAAATTCTGCTTTTTGGAAATTATAAAAATTATATTTATGATTTTAATCAGCAGAAATTATTTAGTTTAGAAACAAAAATATCCAAAAATATAAAAATAAAAAATCCCCGCTGGGATCAACATAATAAAAATATTATTTTTTTTCTAAATCAAGACAGGGAAATTTTTATGTTAAATCTTGTTAATTATGATTTTAAAAAAATATTTTCCTTAAATAAAAAAGAAAAATCTGTAATAATAAATGATTTTTATGTTAATAAAGATGAAATTTATTTAATAACTAAAAATTCTTTAATTAAAACAGACAAACAAAATTCTTATAAACAAATATTACTGACTAATATCTCCACTGAATCTAAATTTAAGCCATGCCCTAAACAATATATAACCTTGATAGACAAGATAGAAAACAATTTAATAATATTTGATAAAGAAAAAGAAAAAATTGTTGTCCAAGATAACGCAAAAAATATTTTATGGAGCGAAAAATTGGATGATAACTGTTATTTAATAGCTTACAATAATGATTTTGAAATTTATACTTCAAACCTTGAATTAAACAAAAAAGAACTTATTATTCGTCACAGCGAACCGATCAGCCAAATTGCGTGGCATCCTGATTACGCGCATCTATTTTTTACTCATGACAATTCCATAAATATTGTTG
The sequence above is a segment of the Patescibacteria group bacterium genome. Coding sequences within it:
- a CDS encoding 4-hydroxy-3-methylbut-2-enyl diphosphate reductase yields the protein MKITISKFAGFCQGAKRAYDISINSAKKNNKNLYILGDLLHNKHVSDKIKSLGIKKIESTNKIKKGSIIISAHGVSKSIIQEAEKKALNIINTTCPKVIKVQQIVKKYYLDNIFIFIFGDKNHKEVRGINGWCDNNATIISDIKEIKNIDFSKIKNAVIVSQTTQELKKFLQIVKFLRKKIKNLKIFNTICDATKNRQEEAKKISAENDAIIVIGGKKSANSKKLFKIAKENNKNVFFVNSASEINLKNFSDFKKIGITAGASTPDCIIKNVCKKLKTLKTL